Proteins co-encoded in one Bradyrhizobium sp. 170 genomic window:
- a CDS encoding alpha/beta hydrolase, with protein MADTYVLVHGAWHTGAEMEAVAGHLRKGGHVVHCPTVAGNNKDDDREKIGLEQAISSIVSYIEANNLRDIRLVGHSYGGMVISGVADRLTDRVKRLVYVNAFVPLDGQCLNDMVPPHYVGLFDAVAAANKGAVMLPFEIWRDAFINDADLELAKSAFAKLNLHPYKTFTDKIALKHSLAELPVGKSYVNCRQDIALPHSMPWHPRLSERLGLFRLVECDGSHEMFFSNPARLAQAIAEAGRD; from the coding sequence ATGGCAGACACTTACGTACTGGTTCACGGCGCGTGGCATACCGGCGCCGAGATGGAAGCGGTGGCCGGACATCTGCGAAAGGGCGGCCACGTCGTGCATTGCCCGACGGTAGCCGGCAACAACAAGGACGACGATCGCGAGAAGATCGGCCTCGAGCAGGCGATCTCGTCGATCGTTTCCTACATCGAAGCGAACAATCTGCGCGACATCAGGCTTGTCGGCCACTCCTATGGCGGCATGGTGATTTCGGGCGTCGCCGACCGTCTGACGGACAGGGTCAAGCGGCTCGTCTATGTCAACGCCTTCGTTCCGCTGGACGGGCAGTGCCTCAACGACATGGTGCCGCCGCACTATGTCGGCCTGTTCGACGCGGTGGCCGCCGCCAACAAGGGCGCGGTGATGTTGCCGTTCGAAATCTGGCGCGATGCCTTCATCAACGACGCCGACCTCGAACTGGCGAAGTCCGCCTTCGCCAAACTCAATCTGCATCCGTACAAGACGTTCACCGACAAGATCGCGCTGAAGCACTCGTTGGCCGAACTGCCGGTCGGCAAATCCTACGTCAATTGCCGGCAGGACATCGCGCTGCCGCACAGCATGCCATGGCATCCGCGGTTGTCGGAACGGCTGGGGCTGTTTCGTTTGGTCGAGTGCGACGGCAGCCACGAGATGTTCTTCAGCAATCCGGCACGGCTGGCACAGGCGATCGCGGAAGCGGGGCGCGACTGA
- a CDS encoding AraC family transcriptional regulator: MTARTTAGIETWSTGLVEPERRLDYWIGAVCECFLEMDITTQVRSGFDCSVQRGQLDTIGINRVQGSAQHVYRRKASVARSTANYYYLLCKTDNDWTVMQNGHASRMRPMDLVLLDSRRCYEFNFPVNADTLSLELPIAWVESWISDPERRIGQRIDGRAGWGAALSAFACQLTPEFATDRPLPARVLTDQLGALLALGFGSEIPATPAEQRDAAKLLDQIGRVIRLRYAEPGLTAVAVAEDLRVSERTLHRCLNKAGLTFSGLLNDCRMAAARRMLSEPRFDRISVGGIGLRVGLSDPSHFIRQCRKFLGMTPGAFRRQR, encoded by the coding sequence ATGACAGCCAGGACGACGGCAGGCATCGAGACGTGGTCGACCGGTCTGGTCGAGCCTGAGCGGCGCCTGGACTATTGGATCGGCGCCGTCTGCGAATGTTTTCTCGAAATGGACATCACGACGCAGGTTCGATCGGGCTTCGACTGCTCCGTTCAGCGCGGGCAACTCGACACCATCGGCATCAACCGGGTGCAGGGATCGGCGCAGCACGTCTACCGCCGCAAAGCCAGCGTCGCCCGCAGCACGGCCAACTACTATTACCTGCTGTGCAAGACCGACAACGACTGGACGGTGATGCAGAACGGTCACGCGTCGCGGATGCGGCCGATGGATCTCGTCCTGCTGGATTCCCGGCGCTGCTATGAATTCAACTTTCCGGTGAACGCGGACACGCTGTCGCTGGAGTTGCCGATCGCCTGGGTCGAATCGTGGATATCAGATCCCGAGCGGCGCATCGGACAGCGCATCGACGGTCGCGCCGGCTGGGGCGCGGCGCTCAGCGCATTTGCCTGCCAGCTAACTCCCGAGTTCGCCACCGACCGGCCGCTGCCGGCGCGGGTGCTGACCGACCAGCTCGGCGCGCTGCTGGCGCTTGGGTTCGGCAGCGAGATTCCGGCGACACCCGCCGAGCAGCGCGATGCCGCGAAACTTCTGGACCAGATCGGCCGTGTCATAAGGCTGCGCTACGCCGAACCGGGACTGACGGCTGTGGCGGTCGCGGAGGATTTGCGCGTCTCGGAGCGGACCTTGCACCGCTGCCTCAACAAAGCGGGCCTGACGTTCAGCGGGCTGCTCAACGATTGCCGCATGGCGGCGGCGCGCAGGATGCTGAGCGAGCCGCGGTTCGATCGCATCAGCGTCGGCGGGATCGGGCTGCGGGTCGGTCTGTCCGACCCATCCCACTTCATCCGCCAATGCCGCAAGTTTCTCGGCATGACCCCGGGCGCATTCCGGCGGCAGCGCTAA
- a CDS encoding alpha/beta hydrolase, with protein sequence MSATSSKTFLVCHGAWSAGWVWKKMHPLMHAAGHRLVTPTYTGLGERAHLAHASIDLNSHIEDMLNVIKYEDLHDIVLIGHSYGGMVATGVADRARDKVRQLIYVDAFVPQDGQSLLDLNEAARARMQELAKSGDGWRVPPNPTPPDTSPADVEWLSARRVDMPIKCFETKLKLQGGALTLPRSYIYATRITPADTFGPFARMTKGDPAWSYHEIDASHSPNVTAPEALMALLQKIAA encoded by the coding sequence ATGAGCGCAACCTCTTCGAAAACATTTCTCGTCTGTCACGGCGCGTGGTCCGCGGGCTGGGTCTGGAAGAAAATGCACCCGCTGATGCACGCGGCGGGGCATCGTCTGGTGACGCCGACCTATACGGGTCTCGGCGAACGCGCGCATCTGGCCCATGCATCGATCGATCTCAATTCGCATATCGAGGACATGCTGAATGTCATCAAGTATGAAGACCTGCACGACATCGTGCTGATCGGCCACAGCTATGGCGGCATGGTCGCGACCGGCGTCGCCGATCGCGCCCGCGACAAGGTCAGGCAGCTCATCTATGTCGACGCCTTCGTGCCGCAGGACGGCCAGTCGTTGCTCGATCTGAACGAGGCGGCGCGGGCGCGCATGCAGGAGCTGGCGAAGAGCGGCGATGGCTGGCGCGTTCCGCCGAACCCGACGCCGCCGGATACCTCGCCTGCCGATGTCGAATGGCTCAGCGCGCGCCGCGTCGACATGCCGATTAAATGCTTTGAAACAAAACTCAAGCTGCAAGGCGGCGCGCTGACCCTGCCGCGCAGCTATATCTACGCCACGCGCATCACGCCGGCCGATACGTTCGGGCCGTTCGCCAGAATGACGAAGGGCGATCCCGCCTGGAGCTATCACGAGATCGACGCCAGCCATTCGCCGAATGTCACTGCGCCGGAGGCGTTGATGGCGTTGCTGCAAAAGATCGCTGCGTAG
- a CDS encoding sulfite exporter TauE/SafE family protein, with the protein MDVATYAILLAGALAGGFVSGLAGFGTALMALGIWLYILPPAIAVPLVLICSVSSQISTLPSMWKLLDFKLALPFVAGGLLGMPIGALLVARADPQVFKLSVGVMLLVFPTALYFIRKPMAFRFGGRIADACVGFAGGILGGLAGLSGPLPTLWASIRGWTKDQRRGVFQIFNGTVLGAALILQAATGFVKLNVFWLALLAMPGTLIGARLGMRTYHALNDRNFYDVVLALLFLSGLGLVWSSIAPR; encoded by the coding sequence GTGGACGTCGCCACCTACGCGATCCTGCTTGCCGGCGCGCTCGCCGGTGGTTTCGTCTCCGGGCTTGCCGGTTTCGGCACGGCGCTGATGGCGCTGGGGATCTGGCTATATATCCTGCCGCCCGCGATTGCCGTGCCGCTGGTCCTGATCTGTTCGGTGAGCTCACAGATCTCGACATTGCCGTCGATGTGGAAGCTGCTCGACTTCAAACTGGCCTTGCCGTTCGTGGCCGGCGGACTCCTCGGCATGCCTATCGGGGCGCTATTGGTCGCGCGCGCCGACCCGCAGGTTTTCAAGCTCAGCGTCGGCGTGATGCTGCTGGTGTTTCCGACCGCGCTCTATTTCATCCGCAAGCCGATGGCCTTTCGTTTCGGCGGCCGCATCGCGGATGCCTGCGTCGGATTTGCCGGCGGCATTCTCGGCGGCCTTGCCGGCCTGTCGGGCCCGCTTCCGACCCTGTGGGCCAGCATCCGCGGCTGGACCAAGGATCAGCGCCGCGGCGTTTTCCAGATCTTCAACGGCACCGTGCTCGGCGCCGCGCTGATCCTGCAAGCCGCCACCGGTTTCGTGAAGCTGAACGTCTTCTGGCTGGCGCTGCTGGCGATGCCCGGCACGCTGATCGGCGCCCGCCTCGGCATGCGCACCTACCACGCCCTGAACGACCGGAATTTCTACGACGTCGTGCTGGCGCTGCTGTTTCTGTCGGGGCTCGGATTGGTGTGGAGCAGCATTGCTCCGAGGTAG
- a CDS encoding DMT family transporter: MTSNASRERLGLLLGFIGMAIFGGTLPATRIAVAEIDPIALTSLRTVIAGLCSLALLLVLRRKLPPRALWPQLVIAMLCVAVLFPLLMSLGMQRVDASHGGVVLGVLPIATALVAVAVTHERPRPLFWIASAAGAALVIMFALRQGGGALAAGDLFLFASVAVAAIGYAFSGRLTSQMPGWEVISWVLVIALPLSIPAAALTMPADITHIALRPWLGLLYVALFSQWIGFFAWNAGLAMGGIARVSQIQLLQPFITFALAAFFNDETITLQILLFATAVVVTVAISSRTRASVAPAPSKQDREPPQLAAS; encoded by the coding sequence ATGACTTCCAATGCGTCGCGCGAACGTCTCGGTCTGCTGCTGGGCTTCATCGGCATGGCGATCTTCGGCGGCACGCTACCGGCGACGCGGATCGCGGTTGCGGAAATTGATCCGATTGCACTGACCTCGCTGCGCACCGTGATTGCCGGGCTATGTTCTCTGGCGCTCCTCCTGGTGTTGCGCCGCAAGCTGCCGCCCCGCGCGCTGTGGCCGCAACTCGTGATCGCCATGCTCTGCGTCGCCGTCCTGTTTCCGCTGCTGATGTCGCTCGGGATGCAGAGGGTGGACGCGTCGCACGGCGGCGTGGTGCTGGGCGTGTTGCCGATCGCCACCGCGCTCGTCGCCGTCGCCGTCACCCATGAGCGGCCGAGGCCGCTGTTCTGGATCGCTTCCGCCGCCGGCGCCGCGCTGGTGATCATGTTTGCCTTGCGTCAAGGCGGCGGCGCGCTCGCGGCCGGCGACCTGTTTCTGTTCGCGTCGGTCGCGGTCGCCGCGATCGGCTATGCGTTCTCCGGCCGGCTCACCTCGCAGATGCCGGGCTGGGAGGTGATAAGCTGGGTGCTGGTCATCGCGCTGCCGCTCTCGATTCCCGCGGCCGCGCTGACCATGCCTGCCGACATCACCCACATCGCGCTGAGGCCATGGCTCGGGCTGCTCTATGTCGCGCTGTTCTCGCAATGGATCGGGTTCTTCGCATGGAACGCCGGCCTCGCAATGGGCGGCATCGCGCGGGTGTCGCAGATCCAGTTGCTGCAACCCTTCATCACCTTTGCGCTCGCGGCGTTCTTCAACGACGAGACCATCACGCTGCAGATCCTGCTGTTCGCCACAGCCGTGGTGGTGACAGTTGCGATCTCGAGCCGCACGCGCGCATCTGTGGCGCCGGCGCCATCGAAGCAGGATCGGGAGCCGCCTCAGTTGGCGGCATCCTGA
- a CDS encoding ABC transporter ATP-binding protein → MTVQTDKRPAAIRVVIPFVFRHWLQQPGRAAIVAGGLLGATAADLFMPIFSGRLVDALTLGASDAAARHAAFVAFGGIVALGLMSMILRLTGLQAIVPFTLKTMSDVSRDAFARVQRFSTDWHANSFAGSTVRKVTRGMWALDLLNDTILMALAPSLLVLLGSMILLGLHWPVLGAVIAVGTVIYVSMTLAFSMNYIAPAARVSNAWDTKVGGTLADALTCNAVVKSFGAEAREDARLAGVIGRWRTRVRRTWYRYNYTSTAQLAVLLCFRASVIGGAVLLWIAGRATPGDVTYVLTSYYIIHAYLRDVGMHINNLQRSVNDMEELVAIHGEPIGIADAPDARPIDIQGGRIVFDDVTFHYGGHRAPLYDGLSVEIRAGERVGLVGRSGSGKTTFVKLVQRLYDVSGGKILIDGQDIAKAVQHSLRSQIAIVQQDPILFHRTLAENIAYGRPGASMAAIEQAARLANAHDFILRLPKGYGTLVGERGVKLSGGERQRVALARAFLADAPVLILDEATSSLDSESEGLIQQAMERLMKGRTSIVIAHRLSTVRSLDRILVFDRGEIVEQGTHAGLTARPGGVYRGLFELQATEFGRISAAE, encoded by the coding sequence ATGACCGTTCAAACAGATAAACGTCCCGCGGCCATACGCGTGGTGATCCCGTTCGTGTTCCGCCACTGGCTGCAACAGCCCGGCCGCGCCGCCATCGTCGCCGGCGGCCTGCTCGGCGCGACCGCGGCCGACCTGTTCATGCCGATCTTCTCCGGCCGCCTGGTCGATGCACTGACCTTGGGTGCTTCGGACGCGGCGGCGCGGCATGCGGCGTTCGTTGCCTTCGGTGGGATCGTGGCGCTCGGTCTGATGTCGATGATCCTGCGGCTGACCGGCCTGCAGGCGATCGTGCCGTTTACGCTGAAGACCATGTCCGACGTGTCGCGCGACGCGTTCGCACGCGTGCAGCGTTTCTCGACCGACTGGCACGCCAACAGCTTTGCCGGATCGACCGTGCGCAAGGTCACGCGCGGCATGTGGGCGCTCGACCTGCTCAATGACACCATCCTGATGGCGCTGGCGCCGTCGCTCTTGGTGTTGCTGGGCTCGATGATCCTGCTCGGGCTGCACTGGCCCGTGCTCGGCGCGGTCATCGCGGTGGGCACGGTGATCTACGTCTCGATGACGCTGGCGTTCTCGATGAACTACATCGCCCCCGCCGCACGCGTCTCCAACGCGTGGGACACCAAGGTCGGCGGCACGCTGGCGGACGCCCTGACCTGCAACGCCGTGGTGAAATCCTTTGGCGCGGAAGCGCGCGAGGATGCGCGGCTGGCTGGCGTCATCGGCCGTTGGCGCACGCGCGTGCGGCGGACGTGGTACCGTTACAACTACACCTCGACGGCGCAACTCGCGGTGTTGTTGTGCTTCCGCGCATCCGTGATCGGCGGCGCGGTCCTGCTGTGGATCGCGGGCCGCGCCACGCCGGGCGACGTCACCTATGTGCTGACCAGCTACTACATCATCCACGCCTATTTGCGCGACGTCGGCATGCACATCAACAATCTGCAGCGTTCGGTCAACGACATGGAGGAGCTTGTCGCGATCCATGGCGAGCCGATCGGCATTGCCGATGCGCCTGATGCAAGACCGATCGACATCCAGGGCGGCCGCATCGTGTTCGACGACGTGACCTTCCATTATGGCGGCCATCGCGCGCCGCTGTATGACGGCCTGTCGGTGGAGATCCGCGCCGGCGAGCGGGTCGGCCTGGTCGGCCGTTCCGGCTCCGGCAAGACCACCTTCGTCAAGCTGGTGCAGCGGCTCTACGACGTCAGCGGCGGAAAAATCCTGATCGACGGTCAGGACATCGCGAAAGCTGTGCAGCATTCGCTGCGCAGCCAAATCGCGATCGTGCAGCAGGACCCGATCCTGTTTCACCGCACGCTGGCCGAGAACATCGCCTATGGCCGGCCGGGCGCCAGCATGGCGGCGATTGAGCAGGCGGCGCGGCTTGCCAATGCGCATGACTTCATCCTGCGGCTGCCGAAAGGCTACGGCACGCTGGTCGGCGAACGCGGCGTCAAGCTGTCGGGCGGCGAGCGCCAGCGTGTCGCGCTGGCGCGCGCGTTCCTGGCGGACGCGCCGGTTCTGATCCTGGACGAGGCGACCTCGAGCCTCGATTCGGAATCCGAAGGACTGATCCAGCAGGCGATGGAGCGGCTGATGAAAGGGCGCACCTCGATCGTGATCGCGCACCGGCTGTCGACGGTGCGCAGCCTCGACCGTATCCTCGTGTTCGACCGCGGCGAGATCGTCGAGCAGGGCACCCACGCAGGCCTGACGGCGCGTCCCGGCGGCGTCTATCGCGGGCTGTTCGAACTGCAGGCGACCGAGTTCGGCCGCATCTCGGCGGCGGAGTGA